A DNA window from Rossellomorea marisflavi contains the following coding sequences:
- a CDS encoding winged helix-turn-helix transcriptional regulator, whose amino-acid sequence MKELQQDYHCAIDMVIELIGGKWKVLILWNLNEGDKRFNELRRSIPDITQKMLTQQLRELEAHGLVSRTVFQEVPPRVEYATTDLGKKLQKTLFEMCRWGDDYAEEKGINMNRCWTTYDFMGKQP is encoded by the coding sequence ATGAAAGAACTTCAGCAGGACTACCACTGTGCCATCGACATGGTCATTGAGTTGATCGGAGGGAAATGGAAAGTATTGATTTTGTGGAATCTGAACGAAGGGGACAAACGATTCAATGAGTTGAGGCGATCCATCCCCGACATCACCCAGAAAATGCTCACCCAGCAATTACGGGAGCTGGAGGCCCACGGACTTGTATCCAGGACCGTATTCCAGGAAGTCCCTCCCCGAGTGGAATATGCTACGACCGACCTCGGAAAAAAACTTCAGAAAACCCTTTTTGAAATGTGCAGATGGGGAGATGACTATGCGGAGGAGAAGGGCATCAACATGAACCGCTGCTGGACTACGTATGATTTCATGGGAAAACAGCCGTGA
- a CDS encoding LysE family transporter, giving the protein MSIFFSYIFLGLSLSAPMGPINAAQLDKGIRYGFWHSWLVGVGGMGADAIFMLAIYFGLAPFIDTPVIQLILWMSGAFILIFTGIESIAKSHELTQPQQGEEGESKKKSLWTGFIMALSNPLSIIFWLGIYGSILAQTTTSYGTGHLLLYSLGIFIGITIWDITMAFIATGARKYVHPGALRFISILSGVVMFGFGIYFAIRAAAVLFA; this is encoded by the coding sequence ATGAGTATTTTCTTCAGTTATATCTTCCTCGGATTATCGTTGTCTGCGCCGATGGGGCCGATCAATGCGGCTCAGCTGGACAAGGGGATACGCTATGGGTTTTGGCATTCATGGCTCGTAGGCGTCGGAGGCATGGGAGCCGACGCCATCTTTATGCTTGCCATTTACTTTGGACTTGCACCGTTCATCGACACGCCGGTCATCCAGTTGATCCTGTGGATGTCGGGAGCATTCATCCTGATCTTCACCGGTATTGAAAGTATTGCGAAATCCCATGAGCTCACTCAACCGCAGCAGGGGGAGGAGGGGGAATCCAAGAAAAAATCACTGTGGACAGGATTCATCATGGCTCTCTCCAATCCTCTCAGCATCATCTTCTGGCTTGGGATATATGGCTCGATCCTTGCCCAGACCACTACTTCATATGGGACAGGGCATCTCCTCTTATATAGCTTGGGGATCTTTATCGGTATCACGATTTGGGATATCACCATGGCCTTCATTGCAACGGGCGCTAGGAAATACGTACATCCCGGTGCCCTTCGCTTCATCTCGATTCTCTCTGGGGTCGTCATGTTCGGTTTCGGCATTTATTTTGCGATTCGGGCAGCGGCTGTATTGTTCGCCTAG
- a CDS encoding YqcI/YcgG family protein: MIVTREWIEGNRDSMKGWEQGAFDYFRAMMEDRNQPYPCVPGIQGFQKDMLRYGFASGEPETAGGELASMLSEYTRTSRSAGNYTSLVVFFEWQEGTVDGFRDRFWALLNQLYADDPIPWPEGISEDPAHHSWEFCHHGESYFAFCATPAHEKRKSRHFPYFMMAFQPRWVFEDINSGTPLGQKMKKVIRDRLEKYDEVAVHPSLKWYGQEDNFEWQQYYLGDDDTSLGKCPFLNSLKAAKR, translated from the coding sequence ATGATTGTGACAAGAGAGTGGATCGAAGGAAACAGGGACTCCATGAAGGGATGGGAGCAGGGGGCGTTCGACTATTTCAGGGCAATGATGGAAGACCGGAATCAGCCATACCCTTGCGTTCCGGGAATTCAAGGATTTCAGAAAGATATGTTAAGGTATGGATTCGCTTCCGGTGAACCGGAAACGGCAGGGGGAGAGCTCGCTTCCATGTTGTCAGAGTATACCCGCACCTCGAGATCAGCCGGGAACTACACCTCCCTCGTCGTATTTTTCGAATGGCAGGAAGGGACTGTGGATGGATTCAGGGATCGGTTCTGGGCGCTGTTGAATCAGCTTTATGCAGATGACCCCATCCCATGGCCGGAAGGCATTTCAGAAGACCCCGCCCACCATTCATGGGAATTCTGCCATCACGGAGAATCGTACTTTGCATTCTGCGCGACACCTGCTCATGAGAAGCGGAAGAGCAGGCATTTCCCCTATTTCATGATGGCCTTTCAGCCTCGATGGGTGTTCGAGGATATTAATTCCGGAACACCCCTCGGTCAAAAAATGAAAAAAGTCATCAGGGATCGCCTTGAGAAGTACGATGAGGTGGCGGTGCATCCCAGTTTGAAGTGGTACGGTCAGGAAGATAATTTTGAATGGCAGCAATATTACTTGGGGGATGACGATACTTCACTTGGTAAATGTCCGTTTTTGAATAGCTTGAAAGCCGCGAAGAGATGA
- a CDS encoding arginine deiminase family protein — MDNIQPRCENEFGELKAVLVCSPSVLDVPDQKTADYVQWEKPVDHDIALENFLAMKGAMESEGVKVIDYADYLKEEEAALSRQLINRIFVRDLACVFRDRIIPGDAGTSMRAPEYIHSHRLFSEWFEPKTFRIEDNNELKALEYGDLMLLNKDAILVNTGLRTSIESIEAVQGKMFAAGYSEIAIIDLPRRGDTLHLDMNLNAAGEGVIVAKGYMRFLPVQVVHEGGSHYYMLGDYLTRHGYDILWTDDVSHTVADINFLNLNPETLLVSTKMNRHILKDHPKRKKLRIIEVDVNELEKGGGGIRCMTLPFVRL; from the coding sequence ATGGATAACATACAGCCAAGATGTGAGAATGAATTCGGGGAATTGAAGGCCGTACTGGTTTGTTCGCCGTCCGTCCTGGACGTTCCCGACCAAAAAACAGCGGATTATGTACAGTGGGAGAAACCCGTAGACCATGACATCGCGTTGGAGAACTTCCTTGCAATGAAGGGAGCGATGGAATCCGAGGGTGTCAAGGTCATTGATTACGCGGACTATCTGAAGGAGGAAGAGGCCGCTCTCAGTCGTCAGCTGATCAACCGCATCTTTGTGCGGGATCTTGCCTGCGTGTTTCGTGACCGAATAATACCGGGAGATGCCGGGACATCGATGAGGGCACCCGAATATATCCATTCCCATCGTCTCTTCAGTGAGTGGTTCGAACCGAAGACCTTCCGGATCGAGGATAACAATGAACTGAAGGCATTGGAGTACGGAGACCTCATGCTGCTTAATAAAGACGCAATCCTTGTCAATACCGGTCTAAGGACGAGTATCGAAAGCATTGAAGCCGTGCAGGGGAAGATGTTTGCCGCAGGCTATAGCGAAATCGCCATCATCGATCTCCCGCGGAGAGGTGATACCCTTCATCTGGATATGAACCTCAATGCGGCCGGTGAAGGGGTGATCGTGGCCAAGGGGTATATGCGCTTCCTGCCAGTTCAGGTCGTCCATGAGGGGGGATCCCATTACTATATGCTGGGGGATTATCTGACCCGGCACGGTTATGACATCCTTTGGACCGATGACGTGTCCCATACTGTAGCGGATATCAATTTCCTGAATCTGAATCCTGAAACCTTGCTTGTCTCGACGAAAATGAACAGGCATATCCTGAAGGACCACCCGAAGCGAAAGAAATTACGCATCATCGAGGTGGATGTGAATGAATTGGAAAAAGGTGGCGGGGGAATCCGCTGCATGACTCTTCCTTTCGTACGCCTGTAA
- a CDS encoding zinc-binding dehydrogenase, with amino-acid sequence MKALLLKGKNQWEEMKVEEVDRPSPGKGEILVEIHAAGLNPVDYKTGTNGNAAWSYPHILGLDGAGVVVELGEGVEHLKIGDRVLYHGDWTKKGAFAEFSTVKAHTVSIIPDSVSFEEAAALPTAGYTAYQALHRKLPLDQIQTILIHGGAGGVGGFGVQLAKLQGKTIISTASEHNYEYVKSLGADYVVDYKKEDVVKKVRELTDGRGVDAVVDAVSRQSATESLDMLAYMGHIAYIAGAPDLSGVSSFSIVPSVHEIALQAGHHAGDLHAEKDFAVIGDALLDLVASGKIDPMLAETVGLEEVPGALKRLSERHVKGKIVALIK; translated from the coding sequence ATGAAAGCACTGCTGTTAAAAGGGAAGAATCAATGGGAAGAGATGAAGGTGGAAGAAGTGGATCGTCCCTCACCAGGAAAAGGAGAAATCCTTGTGGAAATCCATGCGGCAGGATTGAATCCGGTGGATTACAAAACGGGTACCAATGGAAACGCCGCCTGGAGCTATCCTCATATCCTCGGTCTTGACGGGGCGGGGGTTGTGGTTGAACTTGGGGAAGGCGTTGAGCATTTGAAGATAGGGGACCGCGTCCTTTATCACGGAGACTGGACCAAGAAAGGTGCATTTGCTGAATTCAGCACGGTGAAAGCGCACACGGTATCCATTATTCCGGATTCGGTTTCATTCGAAGAAGCAGCCGCATTGCCGACTGCCGGATACACAGCCTACCAGGCCCTTCACCGGAAATTGCCACTGGATCAAATCCAGACGATCCTGATCCACGGAGGAGCAGGTGGCGTCGGTGGATTCGGCGTCCAGCTTGCGAAGCTTCAAGGAAAAACGATCATCTCCACGGCGTCTGAACATAACTATGAATATGTGAAATCCCTTGGAGCGGATTACGTCGTCGACTACAAAAAGGAAGATGTCGTGAAGAAGGTGAGGGAACTGACCGATGGACGCGGAGTTGACGCAGTAGTGGACGCCGTCAGCAGGCAAAGTGCCACGGAATCATTGGACATGCTTGCCTATATGGGGCATATCGCTTACATCGCCGGGGCCCCCGACCTTTCTGGCGTGTCCTCATTTTCCATCGTGCCATCGGTGCATGAAATTGCCCTGCAGGCAGGTCATCATGCGGGAGATCTTCACGCCGAAAAAGATTTTGCAGTGATCGGCGATGCACTTCTAGACCTTGTGGCAAGCGGCAAGATCGATCCCATGCTGGCGGAAACCGTAGGCTTGGAAGAAGTACCAGGCGCCCTTAAACGTCTTTCCGAGCGTCATGTAAAAGGGAAGATCGTGGCATTGATCAAGTAA